GCAACACCTTGCGTACTGGATCAAAAAACGGGTGCTGCATTGCATCGTAGGCAAGAATTCGTTCCTGATGATCGACCTGCAGCATTTTGTCAAGCAGGTCCAACCCATTTGCATCGCACCAATCTATGTTTCGGGTGGTGACGAATGATTTCCACGGCCTCTTTGGATATTTTGTGGAAAGGGCCCTGTCAACCAGGTGCCGAGGGAGTGAAACATCATATTTTTGAACGTAGCGCATTATATCTTCTGTGCCGACTACGCTTGCTATCTGATGCAGTTGGTCCTCATTATCTTCTCCacggaaaagaggaaacaccCGGAAGAGTAACTCGGCAAGGACACAACCAACACTCCACATGTCCAAAGAGTAATCATAAAGCCGTATTCCCACAAGAAGCTCAGGACCTTTAAAATGTCGAGTCCCTACACCTAAGTTATACGCTTGGCCATGAATGTAATACTCTGCAAGGCCCCAGTCTACGATACGAAGCTTGCGGCGGCGGTGATCAATGATGATGTTCTGCGGTTTGATGTCGCGATGAAATATTCCTCGACTGTGAGCGAAATGCAGACAGCGCAGTATTTCATACATGTAATAGCGCATGTCAAAAGATGTGAGACTACCGCTGTTCATGAGAGTACGGAAGTTATCAGCTGGTTCTATGTTCTCTGTGACAAGCACAGGCGTATTCTCCTGTTCAACCATGACAACGTCAAGCAGCCTCACGACGTTTGGTCCCCCGCAGAGGTTTTGCAGGATAGTGATTTcccttcttattttctttacccTCACTGGTTTAAGGATCTTCAGCACACAAAGTTCCCCGTTGTGCCGGCTGCGCGCCCGAAACACCTCCGAGTATTTTCCACGACCAATTTTCTGCAGAAGCTCGTACGGCT
This is a stretch of genomic DNA from Trypanosoma brucei gambiense DAL972 chromosome 2, complete sequence. It encodes these proteins:
- a CDS encoding casein kinase II, alpha chain, giving the protein MSRSGGRAATEKGLGNANSSQLAETSGQSGYAHPFWYVNTQMPPEYWDYENATLEFNSDEPYELLQKIGRGKYSEVFRARSRHNGELCVLKILKPVRVKKIRREITILQNLCGGPNVVRLLDVVMVEQENTPVLVTENIEPADNFRTLMNSGSLTSFDMRYYMYEILRCLHFAHSRGIFHRDIKPQNIIIDHRRRKLRIVDWGLAEYYIHGQAYNLGVGTRHFKGPELLVGIRLYDYSLDMWSVGCVLAELLFRVFPLFRGEDNEDQLHQIASVVGTEDIMRYVQKYDVSLPRHLVDRALSTKYPKRPWKSFVTTRNIDWCDANGLDLLDKMLQVDHQERILAYDAMQHPFFDPVRKVLQGDPQEQYPRRRG